From a single Gadus morhua chromosome 3, gadMor3.0, whole genome shotgun sequence genomic region:
- the slc25a38b gene encoding mitochondrial glycine transporter B isoform X1, whose protein sequence is MQESRDSATRDSGSLAKAHPALKAFMCGSLSGTCSTLLFQPLDLVKTRLQTLQGNVKPGTSKVGMFSVFLHVIRTENVFGLWKGVSPSFVRCVPGVGIYFSTFYSLKQHFFQDQAPNAGQAVLLGAGARTVAGVSMLPVTVIKTRFESGRYNYVSMAGAVRSMYQTEGLRALFSGLTATLLRDAPFSGIYVMFYSQAKRALPPDGNGTVYVPLVHFGCGVVAGVLASLVTQPADVVKTHIQVSASHYSTSQAIHYIYNENGLRGFFRGAVPRSLRRTLMAAMAWTVYEQLMARMGLKS, encoded by the exons ATGCAAGAAAGTCGGGACTCTGCAACCCGCGACTCAGGCAGCCTGGCAAAg GCTCACCCGGCGCTGAAAGCCTTCATGTGTGGCTCTCTGAGTGGCACCTGCTCAACACTGCTCTTCCAGCCCCTGGATCTGGTGAAGACCCGTCTGCAGACGCTGCAGGGAAATGTCAAGCCAGG GACTTCCAAGGTGGGGATGTTCAGCGTGTTTCTTCACGTCATCAGGACAGAAAACGTCTTTGGCCTGTGGAAAGGAGTCTCACCA TCCTTTGTCCGCTGTGTCCCCGGGGTAGGCATCTACTTCAGCACCTTCTACTCCCTGAAGCAGCACTTCTTTCAGGACCAGGCCCCCAACGCGGGCCAGGCTGTCCTgctgggggccggggcccgCACCGTGGCCGGGGTCAGCATGCTGCCCGTCACTGTCATCAAGACGCGCTTTGAG agTGGCCGATACAACTACGTGAGCATGGCCGGGGCTGTGAGGAGCATGTACCAGACCGAGGGCCTCAGGGCTCTGTTCTCCGGGCTGACTGCCACCTTGCTCAGAGACGCGCCCTTCTCCGGCATCTACGTCATGTTCTACAGCCAGGCCAAGAGAGCCCTGCCTCCCG ACGGAAACGGCACAGTGTATGTCCCGCTGGTGCACTTTGGCTGTGGGGTGGTGGCCGGCGTGCTGGCCTCCCTGGTCACCCAGCCTGCCGACGTGGTGAAGACACACATCCAAGTCAGCGCCTCGCACTACAGCACGTCACAGGCTATCCATTACATCTACAAC gAGAACGGCCTACGGGGGTTCTTCAGAGGGGCTGTGCCCAGGTCTCTGCGACGCACGCTTATGGCCGCCATGGCTTGGACCGTCTATGAGCAGCTGATGGCGAGGATGGGCCTCAAGTCCTGA
- the ift56 gene encoding intraflagellar transport protein 56 isoform X2, translating into MILSRTKPAVGGDAPIGLNEKKNKSRTKKIPDLEEYLQQRDYLGALTLLEFQRDVGEREEHADLWMGYCAFHLGDHKRAMEVYKTLSEKAECPVEVWVYLACTMFLLGLYKEAEEAASKAPTSPLQNRLLFHLAHKFNDEKKLMGFHQNLEDVTEDQLSLASIHYMRSHYQEAIDIYKRILLQNRDFLALKVYVALCYYKLDYYDVSQEVLAVYLQSIPDSTIALNLKACNHFRLYNGKAAEAELKNLMDISSCSFEFAKELIRHNLVVFRAGEGALQVLPPLIDVIPEARLNLVIYYLRQDDIQEAYNLIKDLVPTTPQYILKGVVNAALGQEIGSRDHLKIAQQFFQLVGGSASECDTIPGRQCMASCFFLLRQFEDVLIYLNSVKSYFYNDDTFNFNYAQAKAALGNYRDAEEVFLLIQSEKIKNDYVYLSWLARSYIMNQKGRLAWELYLNMGTSSDAFALLQLIANDCYKMGQFFYAAKAFDALEKLDPDSNYWEGKRGACVGIFQLILAGRESREMLKDVLPLLRSSGNPQVEYIIRTLRKWAKENRVALS; encoded by the exons ATG ATACTGTCTCGTACCAAACCAGCTGTGGGGGGAGATGCACCCATCGGCTTAAatgagaagaaaaacaaaagtagGACGAAGAAGATCCCCGACCTAGAAGAATATCTACAGCAGAGGGACTACCTTGGGGCCTTGACACTTTTAGAG TTCCAAAGagatgtgggggagagagaggaacatgcAGACCTTTGGATGGGCTACTGTGCGTTTCATCTCGGGGATCACAAGAGAGcaatggag GTTTACAAGACTCTGAGCGAGAAAGCAGAGTGTCCAGTGGAGGTGTGGGTCTATCTGGCCTGCACCATGTTTCTGCTGGGCCTTTACAAGGAAGCTGAGGAGGCTGCATCCAAGG CTCCCACATCCCCACTACAGAATCGACTCCTCTTCCACCTGGCTCACAAG TTCAACGATGAGAAGAAACTGATGGGCTTCCACCAGAACCTTGAGGACGTGACGGAGGACCAGCTGAGCCTGGCTTCCATTCACTACATGCGCTCCCACTATCAGGAAGCCATCGACATCTACAAACGCATCCTACTGCAAAACAG AGACTTCCTGGCCCTGAAGGTGTATGTGGCCCTGTGTTACTACAAGCTGGACTACTACGATGTGTCACAGGAAGTACTGGCGGTCTACCTGCAGAGCATCCCTGACTCCACCATCGCCCTGAACCTGAAGGCCTGCAACCACTTCAGGCTGTACAACGGCAAGGCAGCCGAG gctgAGCTGAAGAACTTAATGGACATCTCTTCCTGCTCCTTTGAGTTTGCTAAAGAGCTTATTCGACACAACCTG GTTGTGTTCCGTGCCGGAGAAGGGGCCTTACAGGTGCTTCCTCCTCTAATCGATGTGATTCCAGAAGCCCGCCTCAACCTGGTCATCTACTACCTCAGACAAG ATGACATCCAAGAGGCGTATAACCTAATCAAGGACCTGGTGCCCACCACTCCACAG TATATCCTGAAAGGAGTGGTCAACGCTGCCCTGGGACAGGAAATTGGTTCG agggaCCACCTGAAGATTGCTCAACAATTTTTCCAATTGGTTGGGGGGTCGGCCAGTGAATGTG ACACCATCCCCGGAAGGCAGTGCATGGCCTCCTGTTTCTTCCTCCTCAGACAGTTTGAGGACGTCCTCATTTATCTCAACTCTGTCAAG AGCTACTTCTACAACGATGACACCTTCAACTTTAACTATGCACAGGCCAAAGCAGCCCTGGGAAACTACAGGGACGCAGAGGAG GTGTTCCTGCTCATTCAGAGTGAGAAGATCAAGAACGACTACGTTTACCTGAGCTGGCTGGCACGCTCCT ACATCATGAACCAGAAGGGCCGGTTGGCCTGGGAGCTGTACCTCAACATGGGCACCTCCTCGGACGCCTTCGCTCTGCTGCAGCTCATCGCTAACGACTGCTACAAG ATGGGCCAGTTCTTCTACGCGGCCAAGGCATTTGACGCTCTGGAGAAACTGGACCCCGACTCCAACTACTGGGAGGGCAAGAGGGGAGCCTGCGTGGGCATCTTCCAGCTCATCCTGGCTGGGAGAGAGTCCAG
- the LOC115540823 gene encoding 40S ribosomal protein SA isoform X1 encodes MSGGLDVLQMKEEDVLKFLAAGTHLGGTNMDFQMEHYVYKRKSDGVYIINLRRTWEKLLLAARAIVAIENPADICVISSRNTGQRAVLKFASATGATTFHGRFTPGTFTNQIQAAFREPRLLIVTDPRADHQPLTEASYVNIPTIALCNTDSPLRYVDIAIPCNNKGHHSVGLMWWMLTREVLRMRGTISREHTWDVMPDLYFYRDPEEIEKEEQAAAEKAVGKEEFQGEWSAPAVDQVQPEAADWSEGVQVPSVPIQQFPGVAEDPLAAPVKLAAEGFTEDWSNQAPTEDWSAAPTAQASDWGGAASEWS; translated from the exons ATGTCCGGAGGTCTGGATGTCCTTCAAATGAAGGAGGAAGATGTGCTCAAGTTCCTGGCTGCAGGAACACATCTGGGAGGAACCAACATGGACTTCCAGATGGAGCACTATGTGTACAAGAGAAAGAGCGATG GAGTGTACATCATCAACCTGAGGCGTACCTGGGAGAAACTTCTGCTGGCCGCTCGGGCCATCGTGGCCATTGAGAACCCGGCTGACATCTGCGTCATCTCCTCCCGGAACACGGGGCAG AGAGCTGTGCTGAAGTTTGCTTCAGCTACCGGTGCAACGACATTCCACGGCCGCTTCACCCCCGGTACCTTCACCAATCAGATCCAGGCGGCCTTCAGAGAGCCCCGCCTCCTGATCGTGACGGATCCCCGGGCCGACCACCAGCCTCTAACTGAGGCCTCCTACGTCAACATCCCGACCATTGCCCTGTGCAATACTGACTCTCCACTGCGCTATGTGGACATCGCTATACCATGCAATAACAAG GGTcaccactcggtgggtctgatGTGGTGGATGCTGACCCGGGAGGTGCTCCGGATGAGGGGAACCATCTCCAGGGAGCACACCTGGGACGTCATGCCGGACCTCTACTTCTACCGTGACCCAGAGGAG attgagaaggaggagcaggccgCTGCGGAGAAGGCCGTGGGGAAGGAGGAGTTCCAGGGCGAGTGGAGCGCCCCAGCAGTGGACCAGGTCCAGCCCGAGGCGGCGGACTGGTCCGAGGGGGTCCAGGTGCCTTCTGTGCCCATCCAACAGTTCCCCGGGGTGGCGGAAG atcCCCTAGCTGCCCCTGTGAAGCTCGCTGCAGAAGGTTTTACCG AGGACTGGAGCAACCAGGCTCCCACTGAGGACTGGTCTGCTGCTCCCACTGCCCAGGCTTCCGACTGGGGCGGCGCCGCCTCGGAGTGGTCTTAA
- the ift56 gene encoding intraflagellar transport protein 56 isoform X1, with translation MILSRTKPAVGGDAPIGLNEKKNKSRTKKIPDLEEYLQQRDYLGALTLLEFQRDVGEREEHADLWMGYCAFHLGDHKRAMEVYKTLSEKAECPVEVWVYLACTMFLLGLYKEAEEAASKAPTSPLQNRLLFHLAHKFNDEKKLMGFHQNLEDVTEDQLSLASIHYMRSHYQEAIDIYKRILLQNRDFLALKVYVALCYYKLDYYDVSQEVLAVYLQSIPDSTIALNLKACNHFRLYNGKAAEAELKNLMDISSCSFEFAKELIRHNLVVFRAGEGALQVLPPLIDVIPEARLNLVIYYLRQDDIQEAYNLIKDLVPTTPQEYILKGVVNAALGQEIGSRDHLKIAQQFFQLVGGSASECDTIPGRQCMASCFFLLRQFEDVLIYLNSVKSYFYNDDTFNFNYAQAKAALGNYRDAEEVFLLIQSEKIKNDYVYLSWLARSYIMNQKGRLAWELYLNMGTSSDAFALLQLIANDCYKMGQFFYAAKAFDALEKLDPDSNYWEGKRGACVGIFQLILAGRESREMLKDVLPLLRSSGNPQVEYIIRTLRKWAKENRVALS, from the exons ATG ATACTGTCTCGTACCAAACCAGCTGTGGGGGGAGATGCACCCATCGGCTTAAatgagaagaaaaacaaaagtagGACGAAGAAGATCCCCGACCTAGAAGAATATCTACAGCAGAGGGACTACCTTGGGGCCTTGACACTTTTAGAG TTCCAAAGagatgtgggggagagagaggaacatgcAGACCTTTGGATGGGCTACTGTGCGTTTCATCTCGGGGATCACAAGAGAGcaatggag GTTTACAAGACTCTGAGCGAGAAAGCAGAGTGTCCAGTGGAGGTGTGGGTCTATCTGGCCTGCACCATGTTTCTGCTGGGCCTTTACAAGGAAGCTGAGGAGGCTGCATCCAAGG CTCCCACATCCCCACTACAGAATCGACTCCTCTTCCACCTGGCTCACAAG TTCAACGATGAGAAGAAACTGATGGGCTTCCACCAGAACCTTGAGGACGTGACGGAGGACCAGCTGAGCCTGGCTTCCATTCACTACATGCGCTCCCACTATCAGGAAGCCATCGACATCTACAAACGCATCCTACTGCAAAACAG AGACTTCCTGGCCCTGAAGGTGTATGTGGCCCTGTGTTACTACAAGCTGGACTACTACGATGTGTCACAGGAAGTACTGGCGGTCTACCTGCAGAGCATCCCTGACTCCACCATCGCCCTGAACCTGAAGGCCTGCAACCACTTCAGGCTGTACAACGGCAAGGCAGCCGAG gctgAGCTGAAGAACTTAATGGACATCTCTTCCTGCTCCTTTGAGTTTGCTAAAGAGCTTATTCGACACAACCTG GTTGTGTTCCGTGCCGGAGAAGGGGCCTTACAGGTGCTTCCTCCTCTAATCGATGTGATTCCAGAAGCCCGCCTCAACCTGGTCATCTACTACCTCAGACAAG ATGACATCCAAGAGGCGTATAACCTAATCAAGGACCTGGTGCCCACCACTCCACAG GAGTATATCCTGAAAGGAGTGGTCAACGCTGCCCTGGGACAGGAAATTGGTTCG agggaCCACCTGAAGATTGCTCAACAATTTTTCCAATTGGTTGGGGGGTCGGCCAGTGAATGTG ACACCATCCCCGGAAGGCAGTGCATGGCCTCCTGTTTCTTCCTCCTCAGACAGTTTGAGGACGTCCTCATTTATCTCAACTCTGTCAAG AGCTACTTCTACAACGATGACACCTTCAACTTTAACTATGCACAGGCCAAAGCAGCCCTGGGAAACTACAGGGACGCAGAGGAG GTGTTCCTGCTCATTCAGAGTGAGAAGATCAAGAACGACTACGTTTACCTGAGCTGGCTGGCACGCTCCT ACATCATGAACCAGAAGGGCCGGTTGGCCTGGGAGCTGTACCTCAACATGGGCACCTCCTCGGACGCCTTCGCTCTGCTGCAGCTCATCGCTAACGACTGCTACAAG ATGGGCCAGTTCTTCTACGCGGCCAAGGCATTTGACGCTCTGGAGAAACTGGACCCCGACTCCAACTACTGGGAGGGCAAGAGGGGAGCCTGCGTGGGCATCTTCCAGCTCATCCTGGCTGGGAGAGAGTCCAG
- the LOC115540823 gene encoding 40S ribosomal protein SA isoform X2 — protein MSGGLDVLQMKEEDVLKFLAAGTHLGGTNMDFQMEHYVYKRKSDGVYIINLRRTWEKLLLAARAIVAIENPADICVISSRNTGQRAVLKFASATGATTFHGRFTPGTFTNQIQAAFREPRLLIVTDPRADHQPLTEASYVNIPTIALCNTDSPLRYVDIAIPCNNKGHHSVGLMWWMLTREVLRMRGTISREHTWDVMPDLYFYRDPEEIEKEEQAAAEKAVGKEEFQGEWSAPAVDQVQPEAADWSEGVQVPSVPIQQFPGVAEAAPVKLAAEGFTEDWSNQAPTEDWSAAPTAQASDWGGAASEWS, from the exons ATGTCCGGAGGTCTGGATGTCCTTCAAATGAAGGAGGAAGATGTGCTCAAGTTCCTGGCTGCAGGAACACATCTGGGAGGAACCAACATGGACTTCCAGATGGAGCACTATGTGTACAAGAGAAAGAGCGATG GAGTGTACATCATCAACCTGAGGCGTACCTGGGAGAAACTTCTGCTGGCCGCTCGGGCCATCGTGGCCATTGAGAACCCGGCTGACATCTGCGTCATCTCCTCCCGGAACACGGGGCAG AGAGCTGTGCTGAAGTTTGCTTCAGCTACCGGTGCAACGACATTCCACGGCCGCTTCACCCCCGGTACCTTCACCAATCAGATCCAGGCGGCCTTCAGAGAGCCCCGCCTCCTGATCGTGACGGATCCCCGGGCCGACCACCAGCCTCTAACTGAGGCCTCCTACGTCAACATCCCGACCATTGCCCTGTGCAATACTGACTCTCCACTGCGCTATGTGGACATCGCTATACCATGCAATAACAAG GGTcaccactcggtgggtctgatGTGGTGGATGCTGACCCGGGAGGTGCTCCGGATGAGGGGAACCATCTCCAGGGAGCACACCTGGGACGTCATGCCGGACCTCTACTTCTACCGTGACCCAGAGGAG attgagaaggaggagcaggccgCTGCGGAGAAGGCCGTGGGGAAGGAGGAGTTCCAGGGCGAGTGGAGCGCCCCAGCAGTGGACCAGGTCCAGCCCGAGGCGGCGGACTGGTCCGAGGGGGTCCAGGTGCCTTCTGTGCCCATCCAACAGTTCCCCGGGGTGGCGGAAG CTGCCCCTGTGAAGCTCGCTGCAGAAGGTTTTACCG AGGACTGGAGCAACCAGGCTCCCACTGAGGACTGGTCTGCTGCTCCCACTGCCCAGGCTTCCGACTGGGGCGGCGCCGCCTCGGAGTGGTCTTAA
- the slc25a38b gene encoding mitochondrial glycine transporter B isoform X2, with the protein MELAMAHPALKAFMCGSLSGTCSTLLFQPLDLVKTRLQTLQGNVKPGTSKVGMFSVFLHVIRTENVFGLWKGVSPSFVRCVPGVGIYFSTFYSLKQHFFQDQAPNAGQAVLLGAGARTVAGVSMLPVTVIKTRFESGRYNYVSMAGAVRSMYQTEGLRALFSGLTATLLRDAPFSGIYVMFYSQAKRALPPDGNGTVYVPLVHFGCGVVAGVLASLVTQPADVVKTHIQVSASHYSTSQAIHYIYNENGLRGFFRGAVPRSLRRTLMAAMAWTVYEQLMARMGLKS; encoded by the exons ATGGAGTTGGCAATG GCTCACCCGGCGCTGAAAGCCTTCATGTGTGGCTCTCTGAGTGGCACCTGCTCAACACTGCTCTTCCAGCCCCTGGATCTGGTGAAGACCCGTCTGCAGACGCTGCAGGGAAATGTCAAGCCAGG GACTTCCAAGGTGGGGATGTTCAGCGTGTTTCTTCACGTCATCAGGACAGAAAACGTCTTTGGCCTGTGGAAAGGAGTCTCACCA TCCTTTGTCCGCTGTGTCCCCGGGGTAGGCATCTACTTCAGCACCTTCTACTCCCTGAAGCAGCACTTCTTTCAGGACCAGGCCCCCAACGCGGGCCAGGCTGTCCTgctgggggccggggcccgCACCGTGGCCGGGGTCAGCATGCTGCCCGTCACTGTCATCAAGACGCGCTTTGAG agTGGCCGATACAACTACGTGAGCATGGCCGGGGCTGTGAGGAGCATGTACCAGACCGAGGGCCTCAGGGCTCTGTTCTCCGGGCTGACTGCCACCTTGCTCAGAGACGCGCCCTTCTCCGGCATCTACGTCATGTTCTACAGCCAGGCCAAGAGAGCCCTGCCTCCCG ACGGAAACGGCACAGTGTATGTCCCGCTGGTGCACTTTGGCTGTGGGGTGGTGGCCGGCGTGCTGGCCTCCCTGGTCACCCAGCCTGCCGACGTGGTGAAGACACACATCCAAGTCAGCGCCTCGCACTACAGCACGTCACAGGCTATCCATTACATCTACAAC gAGAACGGCCTACGGGGGTTCTTCAGAGGGGCTGTGCCCAGGTCTCTGCGACGCACGCTTATGGCCGCCATGGCTTGGACCGTCTATGAGCAGCTGATGGCGAGGATGGGCCTCAAGTCCTGA